One window from the genome of Salvelinus fontinalis isolate EN_2023a chromosome 3, ASM2944872v1, whole genome shotgun sequence encodes:
- the LOC129851122 gene encoding oxytocin receptor-like has translation MTFFTSNNSNISLETELAEDVPRDERLARVEIALLSIIFFSAAMLNFVLLLVLWKQRTQLSRMRVFVFHLCLADLVVTFFQVCPQLMWDVTDRFIGPDIMCRLVKYMQVVGMFASTYMIVVMTIDRYQAICNPMVTFQRRRASWNVPVCVAWSVSLFGSLPQLFIFSRVQIAPGVYDCWADFIKPWGLKAYVTWTTLVIYVLPILTVIVCQVRICRAVQINFHMKTHQPSEIVTKPLHSRTSSVAGVSKARIKTVKMTVVIVLVYIICWTPFFTVQLWSVWDVHAPTETATFSILMLLASLNSCANPCIYLLFSGKLPKRLMAVCVSQSDIKDSIQEEATVVSSLYISFKSLSESR, from the exons ATGACTTTCTTTACTTCAAATAATAGTAATATAAGTTTGGAAACGGAATTGGCAGAAGATGTGCCACGTGATGAGCGCTTGGCTCGAGTTGAAATAGCCCTTTTGAGCATCATATTTTTCAGTGCCGCAATGTTAAACTTTGTACTGCTATTGGTGTTGTGGAAGCAGAGGACGCAGCTGTCGAGGATGCGCGTCTTTGTTTTTCACCTTTGCCTGGCAGACCTGGTGGTCACCTTTTTCCAAGTTTGTCCGCAGCTGATGTGGGATGTAACGGACAGATTCATTGGTCCTGACATAATGTGCCGCCTGGTGAAATACATGCAGGTCGTTGGCATGTTTGCCTCCACTTACATGATTGTAGTGATGACCATTGATCGCTACCAAGCCATCTGTAACCCCATGGTGACTTTCCAAAGGCGCAGAGCGAGCTGGAACGTGCCTGTGTGCGTTGCATGGTCCGTGTCCCTCTTCGGCAGTCTCCCTCAACTGTTCATCTTCTCCCGAGTTCAAATTGCGCCTGGTGTCTATGACTGCTGGGCTGACTTCATCAAACCTTGGGGACTAAAAGCTTACGTGACCTGGACCACTCTGGTGATATATGTGTTGCCAATCTTAACTGTTATCGTTTGCCAGGTGCGTATTTGCCGAGCTGTTCAAATCAACTTTCACATGAAAACACATCAACCATCGGAAATTGTCACCAAACCTCTGCACTCCAGGACCAGTAGCGTTGCTGGAGTGTCCAAAGCCAGGATCAAGACCGTGAAGATGACCGTGGTCATTGTTCTTGTCTACATTATCTGTTGGACTCCTTTCTTCACTGTCCAGCTGTGGTCCGTCTGGGATGTCCACGCACCCACTGAGA CTGCAACTTTCTCTATCCTGATGCTTCTGGCAAGTCTGAACAGCTGTGCAAACCCCTGCATCTACCTGCTCTTCAGCGGGAAGCTCCCCAAGAGACTCATGGCGGTGTGTGTTAGCCAGTCGGACATTAAGGACTCCATACAAGAAGAAGCCACTGTGGTCAGCTCCTTGTATATCAGTTTTAAGAGCCTTTCTGAATCCAGATGA